In Pyrobaculum sp. 3827-6, the genomic window ATTAACTTCTTTAAGCTACCTACACTCCCCAGCCTATACGTGACATACGCCACGACGTCGCCTACATCATATTTACCTATTGTTTCCACATTATTAACAACACCACATAAATAAAACTTAAGCCCAGTTGTGCCCGATTGCTCTAGCTACAGAGGAGGGGCACTTGCGTATCAGAAACTTGTAAACACTATGATATTGAGGAGCCCGATATCAAATACATACGGAGAATTGTGGCTATGCAGATTGTCGAGACTGGGTGTGTGGATGTCGCGGCCGTGATTCTTAGAATTAAGACTTTTCTCCAGCAGATGGTTGGCTACTTGCCTCCTAACTTCCGGGTGATTAAGGCGGAGAGGGAGGGCGATGTGTGGGTGGTCGAGGTGTACTATGTCTACGTCTCCGCGGTGCTGGGGGTGCCGCCGAGGGAGATCAAAGCGGTTTTGAAGGTAGATGAGAAATGCCGCATCCTCGACTACAGAGAGGAGCAGTAGTCGATACCGGGCTCCTCGCGGCGAGGATACTGCTCCAGATAGGCGCCCCGCAACTGGCGGCTGTTCTGGGGCGGGAGGCTGAGGTGAGCGAAGATGTGTGGAACTGTGCGCTCGTGGCTTTATCGGGCGTGAGGATCTACACGACGGCCTTCGCGCTGGCTGAGGCTTTCGGGGGGATTATAGAGCGCAGGTGGCCCTACGCCGTTGCCCCGGCTCAAGTCGCCGTGGCGCAACTCAACGCCTCGGGAGATTTGGAAGAGGTTGCCGTGGATAAGACATCGGTTCTTCCCAGCGGCGTGGGTCTTGTTGACGGGTCGCTCATCGCGGCGGCGGTGGCTACGGGTGTCCCCCTGGTGACTTACGACATGGGGCTTTGGCAGTTTGGGAGGGGACTGGCCGACGTGTTGACTATCTACGAGCTGTGTGGGGTGTGATTGTTTTTAATTCTGTGGGGGGCGGGGGGTGTGGACGTCTCCGAGTTGTCTCTTGACGCGCGGCTTATCGCTGTGTTGAGGGAGAGGGGGGTTAAGGAGCTTTTTCCCCCTCAGGTAGAGGCGGTTAGAGCCGGGGTATTCGACGGGGTGAACGTGTTGCTCTGTACGGCGACGGCGTCTGGTAAGTCGTTGCTTGCAGAAGTGGCGTCGGTTAAGGCGGCGCTTGAGGGGAGGATGGCGCTCTACGCCGTGCCTCTCAAGGCGCTGGCCCAGGAGAAGCTTGTCCACTTCTCCCACTATAGAGGGCTGGCGAAGATCGGCATATCCACCGGCGACTTTGAGTCGGACGACAGGAGGCTCTATGAATACGACGTCGTGGTTGTGACATACGAAAAGCTGGACAGCCTCCTCCGCCACAGGCCTAGCTGGCTGAGCTCAGTCGGCGTTGTTGTGGTGGACGAGATCCACTACCTGGGCGACCCCAAGAGGGGGCCAGTCCTCGAATCGATTATAGCCAAGGTGAGGCACCTCGGCCTCAAGACGCAGTTTATCGGGCTCAGCGCCACGGTCGGCAACGCGGGTGACGTGGCTAGGTGGCTGGGGGCTAGGCTCGTGGCGTCTAGCTGGCGCCCCGTCCCGCTCCGGGAGGGGGTCTACCACGGGGGGAAGATCTACTTCTCCGACGGCGGCCAGAGGGCTGTAGGCGGGGCCGGCGGAGAAGCAGAGGTTACCCTCGCGGTAGACGCCGTGGCTAGCGGCGGGCAGGCCCTGATCTTTACAAGTAGCAGGTCGTCCACGGTGCGCATCGCTAAGGCCGTGGCGCGGGCCGTGGCGGCCTACCCGGCTAAGCTTATCGACGTGGGGGAGGCGCAGGCGCTGGCAGGGGCCGTCCTCGGCGCCTCCACCAGCAAAATCATTGGGAGGGAGCTCGCCGAGCTGGTGGCGAGGGGGGTAGCCTTCCACAACGCGGGGCTGGAGCTGGAGGTCAGGAGGCTGGTCGAGGAGGGGTTTAGGAGAGGCGTCATTAAGGTAATTGTCTCCACCACCACCCTAGCCGCCGGGGTGAACCTCCCGGCGAGGCGCGTCGTCGTGGCGGACTACGAGAGGTTTGACCCCGTGGTGGGGAGGGAGGAGATACCGGTGCTTGAGTACAGGCAGATGGCCGGCCGCGCCGGCAGGCCCGGCCTGGATCCGTACGGCGAGGCTGTTATTGTGGCTAGGAGCAGGGGCGAGGTGGATTACCTCATGGATAGGTACGTGAGGGGGAGGGTGGAGGATGTCAAGTCTCACATACTCTCCGGGCCTAACTTGAGGGCCCACGCCCTGGGGGCCGTGGGCGGGGGCTACGCCAGAACTATCGACGATTTGGTGGATTTCTTTTCCAACACCCTGGGGTACCACCAGGTGAAGACTTCTCTAAAGTCGGCGCTTCTCAGATCTAAGGTGGCCGACGCCGTGGATGAGCTGGTGGAGTGGGGCTTCTTGGAGCGGGACGGCGATTTGGTATATGCCACGGAGCTGGGGAGGCAGGTGGCTAGGCTCTACCTCGACCCCGAGACCGCGGCGAGGTATATAAACCTGCTTAAGGCGGTGAGGCGGGGGGCGGTCTCGGCGTATCTGTATATAGTTCTGACGGCTCCCGACTTCCCCAGGGTGAGGCGGGGGAGGGTGAGCCGGGAGGTGGCTGAGGAGGTTCTCTCGGCGCTGGATGTGGAGGAGGAGGACGAGGAGTTTGAAGACGTGGTGAGGACCGTCGCGATGCTGAAGGCGTGGATCGAGGAGGTTGACGAGGACGAGATCTACGAGAGATTCGAGGTGGCTCCGGGAGACCTCAGGGTGTATGTAGACCTCTTTGAGTGGCTTGGGGGCGCCGCGGCGAGGCTAGCCGGCGTGGTGGGGCTTGAGGAGCATAGACGCGGCCTTGAGAGAGTCACGGCACGCGTCGTTTACGGCGTCAAGGAGGAATTGCTTGAGCTAGTCACGGCGTTGAGGGGGGTCGGGAGAGTTAGGGCGAGGGTGCTCTACAACTTCGGCTACAAGACGCTTAGAGACGTGGCGAGGGCCTCCGTGAGGGAAATAGCGTCTCTACCTGGCTTCGGCGAGAAGCTCGCCCGGTCCGTCATAGAGCAGGCTAGGCAGCTGGTGGAGTAGCTACGGCGCTATCTTCACCACGTTGTACCGCCCCGCTACCTTCAGCATGGTGGTGAAGCGGCGCATCTCCTCAACAGCCTCCCCCAGCCTCTCATCTGCCTCCAGCTCCACGACGAAGTAGTAGTCCCATGGCGATAGGCGGGTCGGCCGCGAGTATATCAGCGTCATGTTTATCCCTCTATTGGCAATGGGGGCAAGGGCCTTGTACAACGCGCCGGCGACGTTGGGCACGGCGAATATCAGCACCGCCCGCTCCCCCGCCGCACCCCCCGCTCTAGACACCACGGCGAATCTCGTGTAGCTCTCCCCGTCCTCCACGCCGCAGGTCTTGTCAAAGCCCTCCAGCGCCTTAGGCGAGGCCAAGACTGCGCAGTCCCCTACGCACTTCTCAAACTCCTTGACCGCCTCGGAGGTGGAGTTTGTATACACGACGTCGGCGCCCAGTAGAGAGATGGCCCTCCTGGCCTGTGCCGCGGCGTGGGGGTGTGTGTAGACCACGCGGGGGCTCCCCTTCTTAGAGATACACAACGTGATTCTCATCTCACCCATCGCCGCTATGCCCACCTCACGCGTAGCTAGGGAGTCTATAGTCTCGCCGACGGGCCCCTCAAGGCTGTTGCTAAAGGGCACCACCCCGTAGTCAACAACGCCGCTTTCAACCCTCTCGAAGACCTCTGTGATAGATCTACAAGGCGTCAAGTCGCCGTGGGGGAATAGGTAGGAGGCGGCCTCCCAGGTGAAGGACTTCTCAGGGCCTAGGTAGGCCACGCCGGGTTTGTGCGCCCTGGATACCTCTGAGGCTATTACTGCGGCGAGGACCCCGTTTATAAGAGGGGGCGCGTTGTACCTAGCCCGCTCTCTCAACAATTCGTACAGCTTCTTCTCTATTTCGTAAACCCCTGCATTGAGAAGTGAGAATAGGCGTGTATATATCTGTTTCCGGGGACCCACATGCGGGTCTTTCGTCACCCGTAGGCCCGGGTTCAACTCTGCACCAATAAGCAGATCTACTAAACCTACGTGTTTATATACTCTCTCAGCCTCTACACGACACGTGCCTAGGCGGCTTCTGCTGACACACGCCAACCTCGGAGGCTGGATTTCCCAGAAGATGAGAGAGATGGGAGCGGAGGTAGTGGAGGGTTTAGGATCTTGGGACGCCGTGGGGGAAATACACAGCGACGTGTTCCTCCGGGACGCCAGGCGGCGGGAGGCCGAGGTCTTGGCCGCCGCGGCGGTGGCCGAGGCGGCCCTCGGCCGGGAGGGGGTAATCTTCTACGCTGGTGGGACCGCGGGGGCCGGGCTACACGCATCTAGAGGCGCTCTGTTTAATGTCTCCGTGTTCCTCGCCAAGCGGCTGGGCGCGGCCGTCGTGGCGGTTGACCGCCACTTCCCCTGGGGCACTTGGGAGCTTCACCTAGAACATAAATTCCCGCTGTATCTGGTATACGGAGGGGCCGAGGGGCCCTCTCGGAGGTACCTAGCTAAGAGGGGGCACGACGTAGTCGCCTTCCCCCTCCCTCCCGGGGCTGGGGATAGGAGCTTCGGCAAGGTGCTGAGCTACGTACTGCGCGAGGTGGAGGGGCCTCTTGTGTTGCAACTGGGGTTTGACATCCATCGGAAAGACCCCACTGGGTACTTCTTCGCATCCGAGGCGTTTTTCTACAGACTTGGCGAGGAGCTGAGGGGCAGGCAGAGGTTTTACATCTCGATAGAGTGCCCCTCCACGCCGGCTGTCTTCACGGCATCGCTGTCAGCGCTTCTGAGCGGGCTAGAGGGCGGCGGGCCTCCTCCGGCGGAGCGGTATGAAGAGAGCGGAGATGTCTTGAGAGAGGTGGATCTCCTACTGAGGCGGGCTAGGGGGAGGTTATCTTGAAGCCGTTGTACTCGCCTCTATACCTCTCCTCCCTTATCTCAATCTCTCTTATCTTTATGGCGGGCGACGCCGCCGGCAGGAACTTCACCAGTCTGTCAACAGACTCGTCGGCGCCCTCCAACACTGCGTAGAGCGTATCTCCGACGAGGCGCGCCTCCCCCGTCACATTGTTTCTCAAGGCCTCGCCTTTTAGTATTTTTAAAATTGGCACCCCGGGAAGATCGAGCTCGCCTCTTGCAACCACCACAACCCTCTTCACGGCCAGCCTCCAGATGCGGCTTATAAGTATTTCCTCAGATCGTCTCTTCCATCGTCACGCCTCCAACCATCGATCCCCTCATCACTGGTCAACACTTTTTAACCTCTGTAATTAATCTTTTGTGAGTGAGGTTAATAAGAAAATAGAGTCGGCTGTGAGGAACCTCGCAGTTGAGGTAATAAACAAGTTTGAGAAAAAGAAGAGGATAGACAACATCCAGGAGCTCGTAATACTGGCCACGTACCTCAACATGCAGAAGCTTGACGAGCTCAGAAACGACGTTGATGGCGTTATGAGGGCGTTTCAGCGGCTAGACGCACTTATAGACGTGGTTAGAGATTTAAAGAAGGCAGTGGAGAGCCTCCAGTCGGGGCAGACAGGCGAAGTCGCCAAGCTACTGGGCGAGGTAAACTCCAAACTCGACAAAATCCTGGAAAAGCTAGACGCATACACTGTGGAGAGTCTCTAGTCATTGATTTAAAACCTAACCCTCTCCTATCCGTGGCCGAGGTGTATAGGAAATGCGCATCTTATAGAGATCTGGTGGCCGGGGGGAGTGGCGAAAGGGAGTTTCTGCAGTGGCTCATCGCCTTCCTCGACACCCCCAGTGTCTGGTTCCACCTCTCGCCGGTCGAGGTGTTGGCATGGGAAGACGTGGAGACTAAGTTGGAGATCGGCGATGTGTCTCTGAGAGGTCTGGCGCTACCCTACTCGGGGCCCGCCTCTGTGGAGGGGAGGCTCGTCCCGCCGGACGGCGACATGGAGGGGAATATAGTGGTGGCCGAGTTCCCTAGTGATGTAGACGACGCCAAGTATATAGTAATCGAGGCGGCCAGGCGCGGCGCCCAGGCGGTGGTGTTCTCTGGAAGGCCGCCGCGGCGCATTGTAGTTACCGGCGAGTACGGCTATAAGATAGACGCGGCGCCGGCGCCCATCCCCGCCGCCAGTTTTGAAGACGCCGCCAGCCACATAGGCAAGCGGGCGCGGCTAGTTATAGAGACGAAGGCGCGGGTGACGTACAGCTACAGCCTTGTGGCGTTTAATAATTTTGAAAACACGCCGATGATCTCAGCCCACTGGGACCACTGGCTAGTCGGCGCCACCGACAACTGCGCAGGCGTGGAGGCGGCCGTGCTGGCGTTCAGCGAGTTGGTGGCAGACGACGTGCCGGTCGCCCTCGGGCTCTTCACGGCCGAGGAGGGGGTGGCCCCCCACGTGCCGTCTTTCTACTGGGCCTGGGGGTCGTATAACTACTTTAAGAAGTGGAGGCCGTCGTTACTTGTAAATATCGACGTGGTTGGGGTGGGCACCCCGAGGATGTACGCCGTGCCCTACCTCCACGAGTCGCTGAGGGGTCTGGGCCCCGTTGAGCGGCCTGAGGCTTACTTCGACAGTGTGCACTACGAGAGGTGGGGCCTACCATCGGTCACAATCTCGTCGCTTAGAGACACCTGGGCCTTCTACCACAGCCCACTAGACACAAACGCCGAGGTAGAAAACATCCTATACGCCGCCGACCTCGCAAAAAGACTCGTAAAGATCAAGCCTGCTCCGCCTGCCGTAAAACTAGAGGACTACGGACTACCGCCGGCGGACAGCCCCCACGAGGCTTGGTCCCTGGTGTACAACTACGTAGTGGTTTTCCGCGACTACAGCCACTCAGACATTGTATACACAGACATCTTCAAGTTCCTCAAAAAGGCGGCGGAGTACCGACGCGTAGATCTACTCGCGGGGCCCACCCTCTGTGTAGGCAACTGCGAAAACGCGTTGGAGACGTACCGCGAGCTCGCCCTACTTAGACTCGCCTCTCAACCCCTCTAGCACCCTCCTAATGTATGTAGACGAGAGCGTATGTCCAAAGCCGTCCCTCACAGTGGAGATGACCACGACCTCCATAGGCCTGACCCCCCTCCTCGCCCTCTCGTCGTTTATCTGCAGGGCGCGGGGCGCCGTCTCTATACTGGCCACAATCGCCTCAAGCCTCGGGTCGGAGACGGCGGGGCCGTAGGGGTCGTGTATCTCCACGTACACAACCTCCCTCTCCGGCGCTATCAGCGACATGAGATTTCTCAAATTGGCAAGCCTCGTGGAGAACGGCCTCACCTTATACTGCTTGTATGTCGAGGCGAAGGAGTCGCTGGTGAGCCCAATTAAAATCCTCTCCCCGACCAGGGTGGCGGTGGCCAGCAACTTCACGTGTCCGGAGTGCAACGTGTCGAAGGTACCCCCCAGAACTACGTTGCGAAACCTCAACTTCACGAGGCGAAACGATCCATATTTTAAAACAGTTAATAGTCGTGGACTCCCTCAAGAGGCTACTGGCGGAAAACCCACGCATCCTCGAGATGAGGTACAGAGAGAGGGAGGTCGTCTGCGAGCCCGCCTCAATACCATTCGCCGTTAGGCTAGACGGCGTGGGCTTCGGAAAGCGGCTGAGAGACTTCCCCCCTCCCCGGAGCCGCGCGGTGCACAACGCGCTGGTCGAAGTAGCCAAGGCCCTGGCCTCGATGCACGGAGCTGACCACGCCCACGTCGTAAGCGACGAGATAAACCTCCTCTTCCTCAGACACGTCCCCTACGGCGGCCGCACCTTTAAAATCATCAGCGTCCTCGCCGCGCAGGCCTCCGCCGAGCTGACCGCCAAGCTGGGGCGGCCCCTGTACTTCGACGGGAGGGTAGTCAAGCTACGCGACCACTGCGACGCGGCCGCCTACCTCCTCTTCAGGTCGAGGGTGGGGCTTAACAACTACGTAATCCAAGAGGCTAGGCGCGCCGGCCTGGTAGATGAGCGCACGCCGCGTATAGAGGAGATGCTGAAAAAGGTGGAGGTTGCCGACTACGAGCTGGCTTGGGGCACGTTTTTAAATAAAGAGGAGAAGTACCGAGCCGAGTCCGACGTCTGCACCGCACTGGCGCCCCTCTGCAAGGTGTGCTAACCTCTATACTTCTCCTCTAGGTATCGGATCAGGTACTCGGCGTTGTAGGCCTCGCCGAAGCTCTTAGCAAGGAGCTCCTTCGGCGGGTACACGCTCCCCCACCTGTGTATCTTTTCTCTGAGGTAGTCCTTAAGGGCGGCGAAGTTGCCCTCAGCGACGAGCTCTCTCACCCTCCCATGTTTGAAGTATATCATGGCGGCCACCACGTTGCCCAGGGTGTAGGTGGGGAAGTAGCCGATGGAGCCGTGGCTCCAATGCACATCTTGAAGAACGCCCTCCGCGTCGTTCCTCGGCCTCACCCCCAGCAGGCGGTCCATCTCCTCATTCCAAAGCTCAGGTAGCTGCCGGACCTTAACCTCACCCGTTATGAGGAGCCGCTCCAGCCTGTAGCGGAGCAGGATGTGGAGGTTGTAGGTAACCTCGTCCGCCTCCGTCCTTATTAAGCTGGGCCTCACCACGTTGAAGTAGTAGAAGAGGTCGTCGTCTGAGTACTTGGAAAGGAAGTCAAGGTGCCTGCGGAGTATGGGCGCCGCCTTGCCCACGAACTCCCGGCTTCTGCCAACCACGTTTTCCATAAATCTCGACTGGCTCTCGTGGACGCCTAGAGACACGCCGG contains:
- a CDS encoding prephenate dehydratase produces the protein MGPRKQIYTRLFSLLNAGVYEIEKKLYELLRERARYNAPPLINGVLAAVIASEVSRAHKPGVAYLGPEKSFTWEAASYLFPHGDLTPCRSITEVFERVESGVVDYGVVPFSNSLEGPVGETIDSLATREVGIAAMGEMRITLCISKKGSPRVVYTHPHAAAQARRAISLLGADVVYTNSTSEAVKEFEKCVGDCAVLASPKALEGFDKTCGVEDGESYTRFAVVSRAGGAAGERAVLIFAVPNVAGALYKALAPIANRGINMTLIYSRPTRLSPWDYYFVVELEADERLGEAVEEMRRFTTMLKVAGRYNVVKIAP
- a CDS encoding acylphosphatase, encoding MKRVVVVARGELDLPGVPILKILKGEALRNNVTGEARLVGDTLYAVLEGADESVDRLVKFLPAASPAIKIREIEIREERYRGEYNGFKITSP
- a CDS encoding histone deacetylase family protein, giving the protein MPRRLLLTHANLGGWISQKMREMGAEVVEGLGSWDAVGEIHSDVFLRDARRREAEVLAAAAVAEAALGREGVIFYAGGTAGAGLHASRGALFNVSVFLAKRLGAAVVAVDRHFPWGTWELHLEHKFPLYLVYGGAEGPSRRYLAKRGHDVVAFPLPPGAGDRSFGKVLSYVLREVEGPLVLQLGFDIHRKDPTGYFFASEAFFYRLGEELRGRQRFYISIECPSTPAVFTASLSALLSGLEGGGPPPAERYEESGDVLREVDLLLRRARGRLS
- a CDS encoding DEAD/DEAH box helicase — encoded protein: MDVSELSLDARLIAVLRERGVKELFPPQVEAVRAGVFDGVNVLLCTATASGKSLLAEVASVKAALEGRMALYAVPLKALAQEKLVHFSHYRGLAKIGISTGDFESDDRRLYEYDVVVVTYEKLDSLLRHRPSWLSSVGVVVVDEIHYLGDPKRGPVLESIIAKVRHLGLKTQFIGLSATVGNAGDVARWLGARLVASSWRPVPLREGVYHGGKIYFSDGGQRAVGGAGGEAEVTLAVDAVASGGQALIFTSSRSSTVRIAKAVARAVAAYPAKLIDVGEAQALAGAVLGASTSKIIGRELAELVARGVAFHNAGLELEVRRLVEEGFRRGVIKVIVSTTTLAAGVNLPARRVVVADYERFDPVVGREEIPVLEYRQMAGRAGRPGLDPYGEAVIVARSRGEVDYLMDRYVRGRVEDVKSHILSGPNLRAHALGAVGGGYARTIDDLVDFFSNTLGYHQVKTSLKSALLRSKVADAVDELVEWGFLERDGDLVYATELGRQVARLYLDPETAARYINLLKAVRRGAVSAYLYIVLTAPDFPRVRRGRVSREVAEEVLSALDVEEEDEEFEDVVRTVAMLKAWIEEVDEDEIYERFEVAPGDLRVYVDLFEWLGGAAARLAGVVGLEEHRRGLERVTARVVYGVKEELLELVTALRGVGRVRARVLYNFGYKTLRDVARASVREIASLPGFGEKLARSVIEQARQLVE
- a CDS encoding M28 family peptidase produces the protein MAEVYRKCASYRDLVAGGSGEREFLQWLIAFLDTPSVWFHLSPVEVLAWEDVETKLEIGDVSLRGLALPYSGPASVEGRLVPPDGDMEGNIVVAEFPSDVDDAKYIVIEAARRGAQAVVFSGRPPRRIVVTGEYGYKIDAAPAPIPAASFEDAASHIGKRARLVIETKARVTYSYSLVAFNNFENTPMISAHWDHWLVGATDNCAGVEAAVLAFSELVADDVPVALGLFTAEEGVAPHVPSFYWAWGSYNYFKKWRPSLLVNIDVVGVGTPRMYAVPYLHESLRGLGPVERPEAYFDSVHYERWGLPSVTISSLRDTWAFYHSPLDTNAEVENILYAADLAKRLVKIKPAPPAVKLEDYGLPPADSPHEAWSLVYNYVVVFRDYSHSDIVYTDIFKFLKKAAEYRRVDLLAGPTLCVGNCENALETYRELALLRLASQPL
- a CDS encoding phosphopantetheine adenylyltransferase, which encodes MKLRFRNVVLGGTFDTLHSGHVKLLATATLVGERILIGLTSDSFASTYKQYKVRPFSTRLANLRNLMSLIAPEREVVYVEIHDPYGPAVSDPRLEAIVASIETAPRALQINDERARRGVRPMEVVVISTVRDGFGHTLSSTYIRRVLEGLRGESK
- a CDS encoding tRNA(His) guanylyltransferase Thg1 family protein, which produces MDSLKRLLAENPRILEMRYREREVVCEPASIPFAVRLDGVGFGKRLRDFPPPRSRAVHNALVEVAKALASMHGADHAHVVSDEINLLFLRHVPYGGRTFKIISVLAAQASAELTAKLGRPLYFDGRVVKLRDHCDAAAYLLFRSRVGLNNYVIQEARRAGLVDERTPRIEEMLKKVEVADYELAWGTFLNKEEKYRAESDVCTALAPLCKVC